AAGATAGCATACTGTCAAATGAAAACTCAAGGATCACCAATGCATTGAGACAAAACTAGCATGTCATCAGTGTGCTATGTGCTTTCTCTAGAGCAAGATCGAAGGGCATGCTATGACCAAAACGAAATGCACTTAAACTTGCAAACACTATCCCTTTGTTTTATTGACTGTTATACAAGATGGGTACAGTGGAAGCTACACTAGAAGTTCAATTTTTTATATTACAGGACTGCATTTCTAAGTCAAAAAGCCTAAAGACAACAAGTTCATGTATGTTAAATACATAACAAAATGTTAATGTAGCACGAAAATTTCCAGCAACAGCGAGCAAAGTAAGCAAGAACAGGATAAGATAACCAATACCTTAGAACTCTAGCAAGGCTGAACATTTCATTATCCAGTCCCCAACAGTGCTGGAAAATAACCTCTCTAACGTCTTGACAGAGTAGAAACAATGTTCTCAAACTCTCCTTATTTCTCAATTGGCATTTCTCCAAATGTAATCTTTCAAGCGTCAGGCAAGATCCCACATCTTCATCAAACCATCCACATTGATCGATACTCTTACAAGACAGAAACCTCAAAGTCTTCAAACTTTCACAATAGGAAAGAGCAGACAACCAACCACCTTCCATCCTATGATCATGAAGAATCAACTCTTCGAGCATTTGACAACATTGCGCTATGGCCTTAATCCCTTCATAGCTCCCTTCACAACCACTCAACTCCAGCTTTACCAATCTCTTACACCCCTGAGCTAAAATAGTCAGTCCAATATCAGTAACCGAAGATTTATAAAACCCATCGACATTTCCAATCAATCTCAATATCTGCAAGTTCTGGCACGCTGCAATCCCGCGAAGAACATGATCATTGCATCTATGCAACTCTAATACTTGCAAAGTTGGACATTCCTCAGCTACACTCAACAATCCCAATTCACTAGCATTTACCACCAATAATCTACGCAAATTCGGACACCCACTAGCTAAAATTCTCAATCCCCTATCAATCTCATCAGAAGGCAACACAAATCTTTCCTTAAAAAACCAATCTTTAGGGTCACTATTAGAATCCACGTGAGAGCAAAGCAATTCGTGAGAGCAAAAAATACCTGAATTTCCGGGTGAAATCAACGACCCATTAACCAAATCAACATGAATAAGATTCGGAAACCGAATAAAAACCCGACCCGAAACAAGAAAATCCCAATCAAGAAGCTTAATGGACCGCACAAGACGACCTTGGAGGTAGAGCCAGCGTTTAGATACAAGGGAATTGGAATTCCTTTGGGAATTAGGAAGCTTAGAGAGAATGTAAAGAAGCGTTTCATCAGAAAGAAGGGAAGTTGGATCGGAGACAAGCGACGGAAGGGTGAAATCTAGGGATTTGCGAAGTTGATGTGGTGAAGGGGATGAAGATGAACGGGATTGAAGGTGCATAGTGAAAAGGACATGATTAAGAGCTTTTTTGTTCTTCAACCATAGATCAGTCCAGCTTGGAGATGGTGGCCCTTTTAATGGTGACCTGAAATTTGGTTTCTCAGGTGAATACGACATTGTTTTAGCTCTGTTTCTTTCACTCAAGTCTTACATTTTTTTTCTTGCACATTTTGTTGTCAGCTAAGTTGTATTTGTGAAATTACTCGTTTCTGCTACTCCCCTAAGATCTGTAATACTACTACTACTTCATCTTCCTAttctctttgtttttctgttCACGTTTTCCTGAGAAGTTGTTAAGCGAAAAGCTTCGATATTTGAGTCTAACGGACTTCTAACATGTGGGGTCGGGTCGAGGTATCCAAGAATTTGAATTTGGGGCAAATGGGGCCCACTACAGgaattttgggcatttttcccGTTTGAGAATGGGCCACTTTTGCAAATACAAGTTTGGTCGTATTGTCTTTGCCAACGTGCTAAAGTCCAAGATAAGGCACCTTTCACTTCTGCAGAATTTTCAAAGAAGAATTGTTTAAATTCTTGGGAAAGAATTGATGTGATCATAAGTGAGCTGGACTGAGGGATAGCTTGTGAAAGTGTACCCAAGCCTGCGAGAGTTGTACTGAATTGAGAAGAGGCAGTTGTTGAGTTAGCTAATAAGTTTATAGTATAATTTAGGCAGAATAGCCTAAGTCGTAAATCATTTCTTAAAATTATAGATACCTTTTCACCCGTCTAACAccaaaataatattttccatAAAACCTAATTGCAAAGGAAATCAGGCTGGAGAGCTGCCGTTTGATTCTTCTTTACACTCTCGTCACATGTTAGAAAATAAGATAACATAAAGCAAGAAGAAAAACTTTTAAGCGTGGAAGCAAATTTTCTTAAAGAGATATTACCAGTATATATTATTGTAGACAAATACAAACAAACTTCTTCACGGTATGACAAAGTCACTATATACTGCAAATTGCATTAGCACTTATTAACGAAATCCAGATTTATAGAGTTGAAAGAAAGTATTCAGAATATAGGGGGTGTTTGGTacgatgaaaaatattttttatttttcccatgtttgattggcttaaatgttttggaaaatatttttctcatgaactcatttttttacaattggaggaaaatatttttcctatcaagggaagggaaaacattttctaaAATTCTTTTTCAACCTTCCCCGTCCTATTCTCATCCCCTCCAACCTCCACCAACCCACCCCCACACTCCCACCCTCGCCCCACCCCCTCACCCACCCAAAAATGGAAAGAGTACGGGGAACAGCAGCTCATATATAATAGGATATCCACAACAATGTATTGAAAagtattaaattttttaataGTTAAGTACTTACAATTTTAGAAAGGTTTCCATTGATTAATTTAATTAACTGATAGATATTATACTAAGAGCACGTTAATTTATATGCTGCTTTGATACATACATCGAGTTCGACTATGTAATTTTTGTACAATTTTTAATTTAGAATAAGTTATAAATTCGAATTCTAAagatattgttattattggtggTTGATGATGTAAATATATAAAAGGAATGaacttatatatttatttttagaaagaGGGCATTTATTAATCCTCCATTTTATTTTAGATGGCATGATTTTTTTTACTAATCGATCCCATTAACAAATTCtacctttctaaatttgaaatttatttaagataaattttatattttatcatcACTGACAATGTTTTAAAATATAATGACATGTCTAAAGCTACAAGTTCAAATAAAAAGagtaatatataaaaaattaccTCATTTCAACACTGGATATGGTGCCTTTTTTCAAATTATACAAGCTATGCATATTTCACATTTTTTACAGATTCTATGTAATTTTTGTCCACTTTCTACAACTCTTTGTAGAATGCCATAAATTTTCTGCGTCCATTTTATAAATTGTATATAACCTTTCTTGGTTAACTTTCTAGTTTGTGtaattcttatttttcttttgtaaaatTTATTACTGTAATACCTTATGTTGTAAGTTTAGAATAACTTACATGTCCTAAGAATAACACAcacatatacaacaacaacatattcaaTATAATCTCACATAGTGAGGTCTGAGAAGGATAGTGTGTACggagaccttacccctatcttgtggagatagagagattgtttctacatacatacatacatatatacatacatatatgtgtgcgtgtgtgtattatactttcttttttaaccaaaaaaaaaaatattttctttttagttatggatCACAATTTTCAACGTTGTTTTtgcaaaaaaaagtaaaataacacATAAGTTCCTTcgggtttgtgtgaatttttagaagaataattaaattcttgaagaaaatagagtcctAAAAATATTGGGTATTTGGGGAGGAGGGGGAGCAAGGAAACATGGGGGACTTGGGGAAGggggtgaggagagtagcatagaaaaatattttcctaaaaaaatgtcatgacccaatttcttctaaaggccgtgatggcgcccaacgtcgccgctaggcaagccgacagtgAATTAGCCATGTATCTATTTtgtttaaaaatttcaaagtaattGATTtgtatttattaaataaataggaagtgaaaattttaataaaataagcGTAAGATCATAAAGGAATAAGTACAGTGATATAAATACCCAAAAATCATCAAATGTCTACTAGCAGGTttccaagacccggtgtcacaagtgtatgaccaactagtagaatatacaaaacactaagctactgtctgaaatagagtagacagaaagtaaatacaaaaaagAGACTCTGGGTGCTACAGAACGGACTCAGAAATCAGCTCACCACTAAGCTTCGGGGTAACGGGGGTGAGCGCCTGAATGGACACCacatgcacctgcctcagatcctgcacgataagtgcagaagtgtagcgtgagtacataaacaacatgtacccagtaagtatccagtctaacctcgaagaagtagtgacgaagggtcgacatcgacacttactacgggccaataataaaatatagaaatgctaaataggcatggaatatgtgaataataaaaataactcaatagcaagcagtgaataaatgattctttaactgatattaattccaaaatctCCATCTAACACATACTAGTTCCAAATCAATTTCggtcattaaataaattataacctctcaagccataacataatatcaagtgtaatcgggctccgagtattatcatgcacgatttatgccgaggttgtactgcccgatccaaaataatgtgtgcactgccgagggtcaaatgaaacgaaccatagatgcatctattatactgtcgaggcgaacgactcgctcccatgagagtagagaagtttacctcgctcgcggaagtacttgcgacGCGAGAGGACATGGATTTCTTAGAGTTATTatgtattcctcaattctttccaaaaataagaaatctaaattggaagtttgcaactttaaaatctcTAGTCTCAACTCTATTTAAGGTAATTAATATGCCTAACAAACATGACGGTACAGTTAAAGCATGATGTTAAtttaagactacccggacatctcatggaatatagctacgcacggactctcgtcacctagtgcgtacgtagctccccacacaagtaatacacaacaaaatacacctaaggggatgagtttcctcttacaaggttaggcaagatacttacctcgttcCCAAGCATACTTCTGATCCACTAATCCGCTCTAAAAGTCCCAAGCCGAtaccgaacaatccgaaactagtcaaatattatataatttaatcaatatatactcaaaactttataatttaactattagagtaattacccaacccaaattggaagattcttaaaattcgcCTCCgagcccacgtacccggattccgaatattttcgaagataaacattacccatagcctcacgaactcaaatatataatttttacttaatttcataaccaatttcgtggtcaaatcccatttttaccaAAATCCTAAGTTCTTCACAAATCCCAAAAGTTTTCACAATCTTTccatgtttaatctacctaaaacTGGCATAATTAACTTGAAAATAGGTGAGAGTTACTTACCTTAGGATATTGATGAGAATCTCCCCTCAAATGTGCTCTCAAAATCGCCAAGACCAAATGAAATATGAGgaaaaatggcctaagtctcggattaaaaaccctcactgcccagcgacttcTGCACCTGCGGCTACTTGATCACATctgcggaaccgcagatgcggtcgaaAGATCGCACCTGTGATCTCCCACTGCCTCTAGCTTCCTCGCTTCAGCGTACGGGGATACGCTTTTGCGgacttcttccgcttctgcgacccataACCGGCCAGCCCAAGTCGGCATCTGCGGAGCCTCGATCGCTTCTGCGGGTGCGTAGATGCAGAAcaaccctcgcacctgcgaccacccaACTCCAACCTcaggtccgcttctgcgatcactggGCCGTTTCCACAAGGTCGCACATGCTGCCAAAATCTCGCAGGTGCGAACACACCAAAACTGGAGCAACAACAGCTCCCCCAAGCTAATTTCGAGTCTGATTCCAATCCGTTTCATACCCGGGACTcccaggaccccatccaatcacactcACATATCCAACAATATAATATGGACCTGCTTGTGCAatcgaaacaccaaaataacatatagaattatgaatcggacaccaaaacgcatgaattcaacatgaaactcaaaaacttctaaaaacacttccgcgcgtccgattcctatcaaatcaactcgaaatgacaccaaattttgcgttcAAGTCATacatcaccatacagaactactcctaggctcggaatcccaaacggacctcgataatacCAAAACTTACTCTAAActaaacttaaagaacttgaaaacctttaatgtgccaacttccaatattaagcgctgaaatgctcctgAGTCATCCGAaatccgattcgaacatacgcccaagtccaaaaatcatcatacaaacctaatGGGACTTTCAAATCCCAGTTtaggggtcgtttactcaaaatattgactcaagtcaaacttaacccttttaagccaatattaaggaactaagtgttccgatttcaactcgaacccttccaaacccgaatcaaccatccccaaaagtcataaaatagtaaaagcacatatgaggagtcttatttaaGAGAATgaggatctagaaagtaaaatggccggtcgagtcgttacattctccacctcttaaaaaTGTTCGAcatcgaacgagtttagaatcgtACCCGGAGTGCCGAATAAGTGTCAGTATCTGCTCTTCATGTCCTCcttgactggttgacccctccactgaacctttaccacaaaaatcttcttggacctcaaatagcgaacctgcctatcaacaatagcaactggctcctcctcataacccaggctctcatctagctgaaccgtgttgtagtctaacacatgcgacatgtcggcatgatacttctagagcatagatacatgaaaaatcgtatgaactcccgatagactgggaggcagaGCAAGCTCATAAGGAACCTTCCCAGCTCTCCacaatacctcaaatgggcctataaaccttaggctcaacttgcccttcttcccgaacctcatgatttcCTTCAACGgcaagactttcaagagaaccttctagCCCACcgtaaatgataaatcacgcgccttctgatctgcataactcttctgtctggacagTGCCGTGCAAagtcgttcctgaatcaaccttaccttttctaaggcatcctttaccaaattagtaccatataacttagcctcgctgggctcaaaccatccgatcggcgaacgacatcgccgaccatataaaacctcaaatggagccatctcgatgctggactgataactgttgttgtaagcgaactcggccaaaggtaagaatcgaccccactgccctccgaagtcaatcacacatactctgagcatatcctccaagatttgaatcGTCCGCTCTGATTGCCAATCGGTCTGTgaatgaaaggttgtgctgagctctacccgggtccctAACTCACTTTGTATTGCCCTCCAGAAATGGGAAGTAAACTGAGGTCCTTtatttgatatgatggaaataggcacaccatgcaaccgaaaaatctcctgaatgtaaatctgggcaaatctctctgaagaatacgtagtcacaaccagaATGAAGTGTGTTGAATTGGTCAACATGTCGACAATGACtcaaactacatcgaacttcctcaaggtccaagGCAACCCagctacgaagtccatagtgatgcgctcccatttccacttaaGTATAActatctgctggagtaggccacctggcttctgatgctcatacttaacctgctgaaaaTTTAGGCaactcgctacatactcaactatgtccttcttcatccaccgccaccaataatgctgcctcagatcgcgatacatcttcgtagcacttggatgaatagaatatcgagaactgtgtacctcttctagaatcttctccctcaatccatcaacattaggaacacatagacgaccctggagtcgcagaacaccatcctcgccgataacaacctccttggcaccaccttgtagtaccgtctctctgagaaccaacaagtgcgaaTCATCGTACTAACGAGCCTTAATCTTCTCGAATAGTGAAGACTAAGAGacacgcatgcaagaactcggttaggatctgaaatatccaacctcacaagtctgttagccaaggactggatatccaaagctaatggactctcctctgctgaaatgaatgccaaactacccatactctccgcctttctgctcaaggcatccgcaaccacattcgcaTTGCCCGGATGAtcaaggatggtaatatcataatcctttagtaactcaagccacctgcgctacctcaaattgggatccctctacttgaacaaatcctgcaagctgcgatgatcggtgtaaacctcacaggacaccccataaagataatctCTCCAGATCTtcagagcatgaactatcgcggccaactccaaatcatatacggggtaattcttctcgcggggcttcaactgacgtgaagcatatgtaataactcgcccctcctacattaatacacaacccaagacaacacgtgaagcgtcgcaatacacagtatacacccctgaaccggaaggcaatactaacactggtgctgaagtcaaggcggtcttgagattctaaaagctcgcaatcatcggaccatcagaacggggcacccttctgggtcaatcttgtcaaaggtgctgcaatagatgagaagccctccacaaaccggcgataataacctgataaccccaagaagctcctgatctcagtcgttgtggtaggacgaggccaactctgaactgcctcgatcttcttagtatctaccttaataccttctcttaatacaacatgccccaagaatactacagaatctaaccaaaacttgcacttggagaacttagcatatagcttcggTTCCCGTAAGgtttgaagcactactctcaaatgctgcttgtgctcctccatcctacgcgagtagatcaatatgtcatcaatgaagacaatgacaaacgagtcaatatatggcatgaacacccggttcatcaaatccataaatgccgtcGGGGGTGTTAGtaaagccgaaggacatcactagaagtAGGAACATCCGAATCACGAATCTTCgactgatgataccccgatctcaagtccatcttagagaataccctggcaTCCTGCAAcaggtcaaacaaatcatcaatacgcggcaacaagtacttgttcttaatggtaactttgttcaactggcggtaatcaatgcacatctgcatagtctcatccttcttcttcatgaacaacaccggtgcaccccaaggcgacacactcggtctgacgaacccctttgctagcaactcctcaagttgttctttcaactcattcaactcttttggagcaatgcgatatggtggaatagagataggttgggtacctggagccaaatcaatacaaaatttGATATCATGATTTGGTGGAATAACTGGTAGATCATAAGGAAACACATTAGAGAACTCCCAGAccacaggcactgaatcaatcgccggagtctctatagtagtatcccgaacataagctagataagccaaacaacccttctcgaccatgtgtcgagccttcagaaaagagataacccgactagatgcactgacagacaaacccttccactccaatctagacAAATCCTGCATcgctaaggtaacagtcttggcatggaaatcaaggatgtcgtgatatggagacaaccaatccatgcctatgatgacctcaaagtcggtcatatcaaccaacagaagatccgctcttgTCTCATAACCACAAAAAGCCATGATAAAGGACCGGTAGATCCAATCTACAACAACATAATTGCCCATTGGCGTGGACATACAGAGTACACATGGACTCATGAGGAACacccagaaaatgagcaaacagagatgaaacatatgaatatgtaggccctggatcaaataataccgaagcaccTCTAccacagacagaaataatacctgtgatcacggcatctgaggccattgcctctggtctggctggaaaaacaaagaacctagctggagcgccacctgactggcctctacctctaggacggcccctacccacctgccctgtGCCTCTGGGCGGCCGAACGACTGGTGCGGCAGCTGGTGCTACAATCATAGGCTGATGACCCtattgtactgccttgccccgaagtccaGGACAAAACCTCTTCATCTGGCCAAGATCCTcgcactcgtaacaacccctCAGAACGGTGAACTGTTGACATGAAGtttgaccctgatggcctgaatacccactggaggaacccaaAATAGCTGATGGGCGGTAGGAGCTCTCTGGAATGGCGCTGAAATAGGGCCGCACTGGAGCACTCTGAGAGGGCGGCGGTGCTGGATATATGGGCCtactagactgacccctcacaaactgacctctgcccccaaacggggcaccactgaaccctccagaataTCGAAACCGCTTATCCCTCGGCACCTGCTCTTGGCTCCGCTGACGAACACCCTCGATACTCTGAGCTATCTCTACAACCACCTCTAAGaggtccccatctcaacctctcggtcTATAGTGGCTTGGATACCAGAGTGCAATCCTAcaataaacctccgcactctctctgcatcggtagggagtatcataagtgtatggcgagataactcagagaatctTGCCTCATAGTCAGTCACCGACATCTGACCCCgctagagatgctcaaactgaaatcgcaactcttccctctgagagagTGGAATAAATCTATCAAGAAAGAGGGGTGTGAACTAATCCCAAGTCAAGGGAAGAGAACATGCTGGTCTGCcgagaagataggactgccactATCTACGGGcactgccctctagctgaaaggtggtaaagtccaccctgTGGGACTCCAAtctcctcatgttgtgcagtttgtccctgcATCGATCAATAAattcctgggggtcctcatgtcactcacctccaaagacaagaggatgtagcctggtccatctatccaatagcttctgtGGCTCACCGACCGCAACTGGTCTGGGCTCTGGTATAGCCGCTTTAACTGACTGAGCTTCGCCCATGGGTAGTGCGCCTGGGGTCTAATATACGGCAGCCgcatgccctggagcctgagcggtaggtgTCTATGATCCCCCCTCCCGAAatatggctgggtctgctggaaataaaccagcttgagtcatagaatccatgaaccgcagcatacggtccatgacctcctggaatcctggtGTGGACATGAAATTCGATGGGGCTGGCTCCGCTGCAGGCACTTTGCCATTCTCCTCAATAgcaggatcctccactggatccactggtggcacaactggagcaactctaggacgtcctcgtcctctaccacaagctggagccctccctcggcctctgtaTCGGCCTCTAAAAATAGGGGGAGCAACTCCTTCATGGTCAGGTACCTCTGCcgtgcgcgttctcaccatctgtgagagaataagagaaagatacttagcacaacatcaacggTACGAtatgagatgaagaaagagtaatttcctaacaccctacagcctctcgaagataagtacggatgtATCCGCATCtttccacaagactctattaggcctgctcataacttgtgagacctacatgaacctagtgctctgatactatgttgtcacgacccaatttcttctatagaccatgatggcgcccaacgtcgccgctaggcaagccgacgGTGAATTAGCCATGTATCTATTTtgtttaaaattttcaaagtagttgatttgtatttattaaataaataagaagtgaaaaatttaataaaataagcaTAAGCTCATAAAGGAACAAGTATAGTGATATAAATACCCAAAAACTATCAAATGTCTACTAGCAGGTTTCCAAGACCccgtatcacaagtgtatgagcaattAGTAGAATACACAAAACACTAAGCTATtgtctgaaatagagtagacagaaagtaaatacaaaagagagactctaggtgctgcagaacggactcaGAAAGTAGCTCACCACTAAACATCGGGGTAACGGGGGTGCGCGCCTGAATGGACACCAagtgcacctgcctcagatcctgtacgaTAAggacagaagtgtagcatgagtacataaacaacatgtacccttaagtatccagtctaacctcgaagaagtagtgacgagggatcgacatcgacacttactatgggccaataataaaatacaaaaatgctaaataggcatggaatatgtgaataataaaaataacttaATAGCAATCagtgaataaataattctttAACTGATAGTAATTCCAAAATCTCCATCTAACACATACTAGTTCCAAATTAATTTCGgccattaaataaattataacatcTCAAGCCATAacataatatcaagtgtaatcgggctccgagtattatcacgcacgatttatgccgaggtcatatgacccgatccaaaataataggtgtactgccaagggtcgaacggcacgaaccatagatgcatctattatactgccgaggcaaacggcccgctcccatgagagtagagaagtttacctcgctcgcggaagtacttgcgaTGCGAGAGGACTTGAAAATGGGTGGGAGTTACTTACCTTAGGATATTGATGAGCATCTCCCCTCAAATGTTCTCTCAAAATCACCCAAGACCAAATGAAATGTGAGGGGAAATGTCCTAAGTCTCGGATTAAAAACCCTCACTGCCCAACGATTTCTGCACCTACGATCCCCCACAACCTCCAGCTTCCTCGCTTCTGCGAACGGGGAGACGCTTCTGCGGACTTCTTTCACTTCTGCGACCCACAGCCGGCTAGCCCAAGTTTGCATCTGCGGAGCCTCGATTGCTTCTGCGGGTGCGCATATGCGGAACAACCCTTGAACCTGCGACCACCCACCTCCAACCTcaggtccgcttctgcgaacacTGGGCCAACTTCCCCGAGGTCCCACCTGCAGCCAAAATCTCGCAGGTGTGAACGCACCAGAACTGGAGCACCAGCAGCTCCCCCAAGCCAATTCCGAGTCTGATTCCAATCTGTTTCACACCCAGGGCCCCCGTGACCCCATTCAATCACACTCACACATCCAACAGCGTAATACGGACCCGCTCGCGCGAtcgaaataccaaaataatatctagaattacgaatcggataccaaaacgcatgaattcaacatgaaacttaaaaacttctaaaaacaccttcgcgcgtctgattcctatcaaatcaactcgaaatgacgccaaattttgcgtaaaagtcataaatcaccatacggaactactCCCAATATACGTTCAATGTGCCAACTTCCAATATTAAGTGCTGAAATGCACCTGAGTCATCCGAAATCTGATTccaacatacgctcaagtccaaaatcat
This DNA window, taken from Nicotiana tabacum cultivar K326 chromosome 4, ASM71507v2, whole genome shotgun sequence, encodes the following:
- the LOC107785247 gene encoding F-box protein At5g07670-like, producing the protein MSYSPEKPNFRSPLKGPPSPSWTDLWLKNKKALNHVLFTMHLQSRSSSSPSPHQLRKSLDFTLPSLVSDPTSLLSDETLLYILSKLPNSQRNSNSLVSKRWLYLQGRLVRSIKLLDWDFLVSGRVFIRFPNLIHVDLVNGSLISPGNSGIFCSHELLCSHVDSNSDPKDWFFKERFVLPSDEIDRGLRILASGCPNLRRLLVVNASELGLLSVAEECPTLQVLELHRCNDHVLRGIAACQNLQILRLIGNVDGFYKSSVTDIGLTILAQGCKRLVKLELSGCEGSYEGIKAIAQCCQMLEELILHDHRMEGGWLSALSYCESLKTLRFLSCKSIDQCGWFDEDVGSCLTLERLHLEKCQLRNKESLRTLFLLCQDVREVIFQHCWGLDNEMFSLARVLRRVKSLCLESCSLLTTEGLESALLSWKEIQSLKVISCGNIMDSEISPSLSTLFSALKDLQWRPDTKTLLSAGLVGTCMRKRGSKVFKKTCDWKSLPGA